Sequence from the Ictalurus punctatus breed USDA103 chromosome 10, Coco_2.0, whole genome shotgun sequence genome:
ttaataactaataattaaAATTTACACATTTTTAGGGAGGGGAAACTAAATATTTGGTAATCCCCTTTCTTTCATTAAACTCTCAAACTGAACACAAGCTGAagctgattatatatatatatatatatatatatatatatatatatatatatatatatatatatatatatatatatatatataaattatccATATAGTTGGGGCCTACATAGCAAAACTACTGGATTTAGTGGGGCCCCCTTGGGCAGTGGGGGCCCCTATAACTGTCACCACCTTTCACCCCGCTAACGTTGGCCATGCCAGAAATGGTTACTGTAGGTTACTGTCCTTCTCTGTACATGCTGTTAATGTTTTCTGTTGATTCCCCTGCCATGTGTTTCTTTGTTTAGTGAATCATGTGCCTCTGTACCTACTCATGTCTCCCACTTGTACTTACCTGTTCTTAAAAGAAATGATCCTTGAtttagtttgtgtatttaaacacTCTGGTGCCTTCTTGTCTTCACACATCTTTTCATGCATCTTATATTGTTAAGTCCAAGCCATGCTTTCTGTGGACTTCCTGTTTTCCTGTGCTGTGCTTAAGGATATGCCTTGTTTATTTCGGCCTGAATGAATTTTGATCCCTGCTATAGACTGTGATGATGATTAATGGATTCACCTGAATAAACAGCATGCTGAATTTATGCACTTGCATCCTGCCTTCTTCAGCCACACACTGctatttaaatgtgtttcttATTAGGCATATGTGCAGTTCTCACTATAGAAATTCCTGTGAATTAACTGTtacaatagaaacaataacatattacatATAGCATAACTGTCCAAGCAATGATGTAATAGACGGTAATAATTAATGAACACCATGTGAGCAattagatttgagaattcaacagtgttgtaaTATTAAGCGATTTATTCTGGAGGACATTATTCAGTGTGTGCAAGCCATGtctggtataaaaaaaaagcaattatttTTAATGGGACAAAATATGCTAGGTAGTCACTAATTTACCTGCAAAGTGCCTATTTCCATTAAATACCTTTTGACACATGCTATGCCTACCTGCTGGGCGGCACAAATAGGAACGTCAATTTGCAAAGTGGTTACTTTGTCACAACCTATGTGCTCTGTGGTGAGTTGAAGTGATTCTCATCCTCAATAGAGAACAATATCAAGACTGAGCAATTCTCATTCTCAGTAAAATATAGTATTGGCACTGCTTATGAGTGCTGTCTGTTATTATCTGGCAAGGTGCACTATCAGGGCATTTCTCAATTCTGAAATAAGCTACCATGGCCTCCTTGGTCACTTGGTTGACGTGAATGGTTGACGTGAATGGCCAGAGGACAAGAATGACATAGCGGGGACCTTTTTAGCCTACccatggggtgggggggggtcacAGTCACAGGGTGACGAttatgtgtatacagtgtgGAATCAGGcaaatgaggaaaaactccAGTCGTTGTGAAATAACCATCCTTGTTGACTCAGGGgtagaaccacagttacatacATTACCCTCCAttaacatacataaacatataatgaatttaaatatatattataaccaGATAcaaaaggggtttttttttttttaaaggcatctTTTCAAACAAGATTATAGTAATTCTGGACTCTGCttaagaaattttaaaaaaacaactttcagTGGTTTTGGTAGAAGAAATTCATCTTCTTTGAAGATGATGTTTAGCTGTAGATCATTAAGACACTTAAATTATTTAAGTTGCAGTGCTGTTGGGTTTTCCAATTGACCTTTAGTCTCAATAGCCAGCAGCAATTTAAGAAGACAACTAGGGTTGTATGGGAATAGCCCCTTGCTGTGAAGTCTACTAATAACAATCCTTAACTCAGCAAGGCACAACACAACCTTCCCTCTCAGACCCTCAGTGGAGGCAGTGCTTATTTTCTCCATTGTATCTGCTGATGCAGACACAGCCTGTGCTCCTGCTTTTCTCATGTCGATCTCTGCTACTGGTTCCTCATCATTCCTGCTCATCTGGAGGTTTGACAGGCGTTTGTCTTCGTCCTCAGAATCATCCGAGTTCTCATAATCCACCAGACTTTGCCTGAATCCAACAACTTTAAACTGAGGGTCATAATGAAGTTGTGATTTTACTGAAGCTTCAGAAAAATGTGGGAGGGACAGAGTGTGTGTCTCAGTCGTAGAGTTTTCGATACAAGAACATGCATTACAGAAATCTTGCCAGTGGTCACGCAAGTGCTTCAGGTAGAGGACACAGTACTCCAAAAAGCAGGTTTCATCGGAAATGAGGAAGTCCAGGAGGACAGTGTGGTCGAAGGAGAGACTTCGGAGTAGGAGAGTAAAGTGGCAGTGAGGGTTACATCCCCATTCACATGCTGCACTGTCTGATGAACTCAAACTGAAAAGTAGGGGGGATGACCTTATCTGAGTGCCgacaaatcaaacaaatgaaaatcaCACACCCAAGCATCAATCTCCTCAACATTACAACTAATTTCCTACCTTCTCTGATGTAAATACAAGGTAATCAAAACCTTGGCTGATTCTATCAGGTCGTCATCCTGGTCCGCGAACACTACTAAGATCCAAGAGCAGGGATGTGTGACCGCTTTAACCTGAAGCACCTGCTGCTGGAGAAAAGCCAGCAGTTCCATAAGACAAGACTGAACATCAAAGGCACGTTGAGCTCCTGAAACATCAAAACACACAAGAGCTTGATCAAAATGGAAAGACTGCCATCTTCTGCTGGAAGTGTGAAAGTGCAAATGGTCAAATATGGGCTTTATATTTTAAAGTACATACTTAGAAAAAGTGGGGTTTCATACAGGTTCTTTGGTTGTTCTAcagttctagctttctaaatCAGTTGAAATATTATgaatactaaaaataataataatactaaaaatatttgtaatatttcttaaaaGGAATGTTCAGTGGTAGATCAGTGGCTACAAAGACCCTTTAAgggtttcttcttcatttatGGTTTAAGAGAGACAAactaaagaacccttaaggatgCTAAATGGAACCCAAAAAATCTCAAACAAGATTTCATCATTATTCATTTCACAATTATGAATTGGTAAATCAATTAAATCAATGTGTCCAGTAATTGCTAAGCTAACTTTGTAGGCCATTAGCATACAGGCTAACATTATTTAGTGGTAAGTGCACTATTCATTGCAGGGCAGAATCGCACacccaatcacacactacggacaatttggaaatgccaatcaacatCCTAACAttgcctacaatgcatgtcttagGACTGGGGGTGGACACCCAGAATACCCAAAAGAAACCCCTGAAGTATAGAGAGGACATGACCTTATCATCAAGAAGCTGCTTGACCATTTAAATCCCAACACTGCATtgacacaccaaaaaaaaatgagtGCCCCATACCACCCAATTCTTCAAAATATCACATTCACAAATGAACAATTTCCTCTAATGCTAGTTTGTGAAACCATAATATTACCTAATGTATATCCTGTCAATAGAACATAATGTAGAATGTCACATAGCATATTATGAAAATGTAAAGCGGGTGATCAAATCACAATCACTTCACCTTGAGTAGAAACATGCCGAGCTTTAATCTCCAGACACTTGATCAGAATCAGGCTCACAGCCCTGAGCATCACAGCATCTTTCATTTCTCCATCCGAAACGTTCACTTTGTTCCCACCAAAGAAACTCGCCTGAGTTTTGACATGGAACTTCCGAAGCCAACCAGCTTCCACTTCCTGGAGCACAGCATCAGCCATCACAAGCAAATCAGTGCAATATTCCTCATCACACTCATTAGAGTGATTATCACCAAAACCCCATTCTTCCCCTGCTCTCTGAACGAGAATCCGCTTCAGCAAAAGAAGTGCTCGCTTCTTTACAAATTCCTTCATGTTGGAGAGCGTCAGGTGGAGGAGTGCTGAAGTTTGGAGGAACGCCAGTCTCTGAATGGAGGAACAGAGGCCATGCCACCTCCTAGCAGCACTGAGGACTTCTACAAGGTCCAGGAGTGCACATACACTGAGCTCTAAATCGACTGAGTCTCTGTCATTTTCTGCCGCATGCGTATGTTGAGGACTGTCTTGAAAGAGTAGCTTTGGATACAAGGAAGTGAGGGATGACTCAAAATCAGCAAGAAGTTTCATCAAAATCTctgcaggaaaaaaacaacaatagaaagAGCAATACATTTTCATCTCCCTTGGTTTCtgggtgaaagaaaaaaaatccccctCCATCTTACAGTTTATATACAAACAATTTCATGATCATTTAATTGTAACTGTCACAAACTTGCTGTATAGGGAAGAAGGAAAATAGCTTACACATGCCCTAAAACAAATAATCTATTTATGTTCACAGTGCTAGAGCAGGTTATACAATTACATTAAAGAGTTTAGGGACATCAGGCCTCATTCATCAATCTTTTtagaagttgtgtgtaaatgttttcataggcCAAACTTTACTAAAACTTCTCTCCAGTCAGCTTTACAAACGTTTCAATAATGATGATTTTCTtcatatacatgtgtgtatgtcgATAATGCCAATCAGCTGTAAATTACCAAACATGATCATAGCACATCTGATTTGCTTTCAGTGATGCCGACAAAACCCCCATAAAAGTCAATGATCGCAGAGAGCTGAAAACAACGCAATCAccatgtttacatggacaacaataatccgatattaacccgattaagacgatactctgattaagaaactagcatgtaaacagcgatttctgattaccttaatccgactaaagtcatactcgaagtaaacactaatggaattaagacatgtagagtattcctgttttagtcacattatcaaagtgcattacagacatgtacacaccttaatcacactaaacgtcgtgtgggagttttcacctcATTTTGCGAcagtaaacatacacacacggcagtgctcaatcgtttgacagcaaacaagagagcacggctgcgtctgaaaccgcgtacttaccatACTATATAGAAGggaaatactgtacatgtattacggctactatatagtacgtATGTGGTTTGGGAAGCAGCCCatagcttcaagcagtcgtctatttgcatgtatagcatgacaaatatttaactgcacttgaagtattcagaaaattaaaaatgaaacacccaaaactgtatacggttccataacgaagaccaactgtatgacgatatgtgaaattctggagggaacgtcggacggcgtggcgtggggatgtaatgacgtgtgctgttaatcgatctatgttctataacatgtaaaacctgaacatgaaaggagtattctaaaagtgactcatgtcaacaccttaatcagaatactgtcttagtcagaataaggtcaataattagattattgctgtccatgtaaacgtagtcactgatgACTAAACATTTGGTATGTGCTAattcttccagtaatgcagcttaGCCCTTAGCCATTGCAGCGCATCAGCTAAGACATACGTACACCAGCATGTTCTTTATTTTGGTATTGATAAAATTCCTGGCGTTATCTGAAATTACCTACATTTCTGAAAAgacattaacatttttagggGCTTCAGTACCTCGTTTGTTAACACAGTCTAACTTCAGTATCCTTTTAATCACTTCTGTCAGAGCCCACAGGTGTGTGTCCAGGGCACAGTTCGGAGCCGAACTCTGAAATGTTTCTGTGAAGGCGGTCTTCC
This genomic interval carries:
- the lins1 gene encoding protein Lines homolog 1, with protein sequence MNMDSQHSDLQAVFTDLRSGVVPAMSTEELASQISSAINCSLHILLQSPHSMTSEDTEMTGMFLTLTGKIISTLSSKSLPGDVHVFYDEAMKKLFGASNLTADLVCLMNCQDRMLSHLAAKCMASFVMYDINNSIGSDPVWKTAFTETFQSSAPNCALDTHLWALTEVIKRILKLDCVNKREILMKLLADFESSLTSLYPKLLFQDSPQHTHAAENDRDSVDLELSVCALLDLVEVLSAARRWHGLCSSIQRLAFLQTSALLHLTLSNMKEFVKKRALLLLKRILVQRAGEEWGFGDNHSNECDEEYCTDLLVMADAVLQEVEAGWLRKFHVKTQASFFGGNKVNVSDGEMKDAVMLRAVSLILIKCLEIKARHVSTQGAQRAFDVQSCLMELLAFLQQQVLQVKAVTHPCSWILVVFADQDDDLIESAKVLITLYLHQRSLSSSDSAACEWGCNPHCHFTLLLRSLSFDHTVLLDFLISDETCFLEYCVLYLKHLRDHWQDFCNACSCIENSTTETHTLSLPHFSEASVKSQLHYDPQFKVVGFRQSLVDYENSDDSEDEDKRLSNLQMSRNDEEPVAEIDMRKAGAQAVSASADTMEKISTASTEGLRGKVVLCLAELRIVISRLHSKGLFPYNPSCLLKLLLAIETKGQLENPTALQLK